In Hirundo rustica isolate bHirRus1 chromosome 2, bHirRus1.pri.v3, whole genome shotgun sequence, one genomic interval encodes:
- the PRDM15 gene encoding PR domain zinc finger protein 15 isoform X5, whose translation MESDKEGNNKVSSKPSSAALPHKKTKKSSILAADPAVNTPEGSGTAEAKPNQWTCKVCSSAFQEPQLLTEHLLSHLEQAKGAPQSSQNDAEKAEKAAEAVPADQPVASDAASASTDSRRKARRGRKAKTAKVETPLVIDEEKDPAVERAADAVTEVPPEEVALPPAPEERIMDLVLGKMPSTTNSISSVTNRFAHHQNTMSLKRSLILSSRHGIRRKLIKQLGEHKRVYQCSICSKIFQNSSNLSRHIRSHGDKLFKCEECAKLFSRKESLKQHVSYKHSRNEVDSEYRYKCTTCEKAFRIESALEFHNCRTDDKTFQCEMCFRFFSTNSNLSKHKKKHGDKKFACEICNKMFYRKDVMLDHQRRHLEGVRRVKREDFEHSTENMVRYKKEPSGCPVCGKVFSCRSNMNKHLLTHGDKKYTCEICGRKFFRVDVLRDHIHVHFKDIALMDDHQREEFIGKIGISSEENDDNSDESADSEPHKYSCKRCQLTFGRGKEYLKHIMDVHKEKGYGCSICNRRFALKATYHAHMVIHRENLPDPNVQKYIHPCEICGRIFNSIGNLERHKLIHTGVKSHACEQCGKSFARKDMLKEHMRVHDNIREYLCAECGKGMKTKHALRHHMKLHKGIKEYECKECHRKFAQKVNMLKHYKRHTGIKDFMCELCGKTFSERNTMETHKLIHTVGKQWTCSVCDKKYVTDYMLQKHIQLTHDKVEAQSCQLCGTKVSTRASMSRHMRRKHPEILSVRIDDLEPLPETTTIDASSIGIVQPELALEQGELPEGKQHIKTPKRGQKRKQKSGEEEEAQVPEDPAFSEYTEKEGEFTGNVGDETNSAVQSIQQVVVTLSDPNVTAPSSSVGLTNITVTPITTAAGTQFTNLQPVAVGHLSAPERQLQLDNSILTVTFDTVSGSAMLHNRQSDVQLPPQPEAPNPQSVAHFINLTTLVNSIAPLGNQITEQHPLSWRSVPQTEVLQPPAPAAPQQPGQQPVQTEQQQQMYSY comes from the exons TGAACACTCCAGAAGGCAGTGGAACAGCAGAAGCAAAGCCCAACCAGTGGACGTGTAAAGTGTGTTCATCTGCTTTCCAAGAGCCCCAGCTGCTGACAG AGCATTTGCTGAGTCACCTGGAACAAGCCAAAGGTGCCCCCCAAAGCAGCCAAAATGATgctgagaaagcagagaaagcagcagaggctgtgccagcagatCAACCAGTGGCAAGTGATGcagccagtgccagcacagactCGAGGAGAAAGgccaggaggggaagaaaagccaAAACAGCAAAAGTAGAAACACCTCTTGTCATTGATGAAGAGAAAGATCCTGCAG TGGAACGTGCGGCTGACGCGGTCACCGAGGTCCCTCCGGAGGAGGTggccctgcctcctgctccagaaGAGAGGATTATGGATCTGGTTTTAGGAAAGATGCCCAGCACCACAAACAGCATCAGCTCAGTGACAAA TAGGTTTGCTCATCACCAAAACACCATGTCCCTCAAAAGAAGTTTAATTCTCTCCAGTAGACACGGGATTCGGCGGAAGCTGATAAAGCAGCTGGGGGAGCACAAGAGGGTCTATCAGTGCAGCATCTGCAGTAAGATCTTCCAGAACAGCAGCAACCTCAGCAGGCACATCCGTTCTCACG GTGACAAACTGTTTAAATGTGAGGAATGTGCAAAGCTGTTCAGCAGGAAGGAGAGCTTGAAGCAGCACGTTTCATACAAGCACAGCAGGAATGAA GTGGACAGTGAGTACAGGTACAAGTGCACCACGTGTGAAAAGGCCTTTCGGATAGAGAGCGCACTGGAATTCCACAACTGCAGGACAG ATGACAAGACATTCCAGTGTGAGATGTGTTTCAGATTCTTCTCTACAAACAGCAACCTGTCAAAACACAAGAAGAAGCACGGCGATAAGAAGTTTGCGTGTGAGATCTGCAATAAGATGTTCTACAGGAAGGATGTCATGCTGGACCATCAAAGGCGGCACTTGGAAG GGGTGAGGCGTGTGAAGAGAGAAGACTTTGAGCACAGCACGGAGAACATGGTTCGCTACAAGAAGGAGCCCTCGGGGTGCCCGGTGTGTGGGAAG gTGTTTTCATGTAGGAGCAATATGAACAAACACCTTCTAACACATGGAGACAAGAAATACACGTGTGAGATCTGCGGACGTAAATTTTTCAGGGTGGATGTGTTGAGAGATCATATTCATGTCCATTTTAAG GACATAGCCCTGATGGATGATCACCAGAGGGAAGAGTTCATTGGTAAAATTGGAATCTCATCAGAGGAGAACGACGACAACTCTGATGAAAGTGCAGATTCAGAGCCTCACAAGTATAGCTGCAAAAGGTGCCAG CTGACCTTTGGCAGAGGGAAGGAGTACCTGAAGCACATCATGGACGTGCACAAGGAGAAGGGTTACGGCTGCAGCATCTGCAACCGGCGCTTCGCCTTGAAGGCCACGTACCACGCGCACATGGTCATCCACAGGGAGAACCTGCCCGACCCCAATGTGCAGAA ATACATCCATCCATGTGAAATCTGCGGGAGGATTTTTAACAGTATAGGAAATCTGGAAAGACATAAGCTTATACATACAG gtGTAAAAAGTCATGCTTGTGAGCAATGTGGCAAATCATTTGCTAGAAAAGACATGTTAAAAGAACATATGCGAGTCCATGATAATATCCGAGAATACTTGTGTGCAGAGTGTGGCAAAG GGATGAAGACAAAACACGCCCTTCGTCACCACATGAAGCTTCACAAAGGGATTAAGGAATACGAGTGCAAGGAATGCCACCGAAAATTTGCACAGAAAGTCAACATGCTGAAGCACTACAAGAGACACACAG gaatcaAAGATTTCATGTGTGAGCTCTGTGGCAAGACGTTCAGCGAGAGAAATACGATGGAGACTCACAAGTTGATTCACACAG TAGGAAAACAGTGGACGTGTTCAGTGTGTGACAAGAAGTATGTCACTGATTACATGCTGCAGAAGCACATCCAGCTCACCCACGACAAGGTGGAAGCCCAGAGCTGTCAGCTGTGTGGGACAAAGGTTTCTACCAGAGCGTCCATGAGTCGGCACATGAGGCGTAAACACCCAGAG ATTCTTTCAGTGAGGATTGATGATTTGGAGCCTCTGCCAGAGACCACGACCATTGATGCCTCTTcaattgggattgttcag CCGGAATTAGCCTTGGAACAGGGTGAACTACCAGAAGGGAAGCAGCACATAAAAACCCCTAAACGTGGCCAGAAACGAAAACAGAAGtcaggtgaggaggaggaagctcaAGTGCCTGAGGACCCTGCCTTCAGTGAATACACAGAGAAGGAAGGTGAATTCACAGGGAATGTTGGAGATGAGACTAATTCAGCTGTACAGAGCATCCAGCAg GTGGTGGTCACCCTCAGCGACCCGAACGTCACGGCGCCCTCCAGCTCCGTGGGGCTCACCAACATCACCGTCACCCCCATCACCACGGCAGCTGGCACCCAGTTCACCAACCTGCAGCCCGTGGCCGTGGGCCACCTGAGCGCCCCGGAGCgccagctgcagctggacaaCTCCATCCTGACGGTCACCTTCGACACGGTCAGCGGCTCGGCCATGCTGCACAACCGCCAGAGCGACGTTCAGCTCCCGCCGCAGCCCGAGGCGCCCAACCCCCAGTCCGTGGCCCATTTCATAAACCTGACCACCCTGGTGAACTCCATTGCTCCCCTGGGCAACCAGATCACGGAGCAGCACCCCCTGAGCTGGAGGTCGGTGCCTCAGACCGAGGTGCTGCAGCCGCCGGCGCCGGCTGCGCCGCAGCAGCCGGGCCAGCAGCCGGTTcagacagagcagcagcagcagatgtacAGCTACTAA